A segment of the uncultured Methanobrevibacter sp. genome:
TCAAAATTCCCAATCTTCCAATCCAGTGATTTTGCCTCCAAAATTAACGCTTAAAGGAGTCAAGCTAGGCCTTCTTTCAACCAATAAACAGTATCCATCGGTTCCCTCTTCATATTCTTCAATCAATTGAGGGACATTCATGACTGTATCATTTCCATCCTCATCAACTCTCTCAAGAATATTAAAATGAAGCATTCTATCTGCAAGAGTTGTTATCTTAATTTTATCAGACAATGGCTTGGATGGAATATTCAAGTTAAATAAGTCGACTCCTTCGGGAAGCCCTTCATCCAAAACCTTTTTAACCAATTTAGCAAGAATCTCTTGAGCAAAGCTATAATCTGTATCCACATACCAATTGCCCTCTTCATCCTGCTTAAAGCAATCATCATCCAAGAACAAGGAGCAGGCAATTGCAGGCACTCCAAGTCCAACTGCTTCAAGTGCTGCACAAACTGTTCCAGAGGTAGTGATTTGGAATCTGCTTATATTGATTCCTGGATTGATTCCAGTTACAACAAGATCCGGCTTTTCATCGCAAACATAATTAATACCTACATTAACAGAATCCGCAGGAGTTCCAGACAAGCCGTAAGCCATGCTGTCATCAGCCAATTCATACTCTTTCAAATACATATGCTTCATGATATTGACTTTGCGACCTACAGCACTGTTATTCTCTTGAGGTGCTACAACAGTAACATTAGCAAAGCCTTCAAGTGCCTGTTTATTAGCCAGAATACCTGGACCAAGAACACCATCATCATTTGATATTAAAATGTTTTTCATAAAAAGACCTCATAAAATTTTTTCTTAAGTTTTTTCTTAAATATATTTTATTTTTAATAATACTTATAAATTCTTAAATGATTTCATAAAAAAATAGAAATTAAATAAAAAAATAGATAGAATAGTTAAAAAATAAAATTAATTAAAAAAAGAAAATAAAATATCTAAAAATGCTTAAAGAAGTCAAAAACTTTAGATATTTTATTAATTGAAGGCATTGCAACATTCTTTACAAACTTGATTTGATAATTGAATCCCAAGAGTTCAAATTCTGATTTTACCCTATCCAATTCATTCGGAATGTCAAGAGACTGAGGACATAACCTCTTGCATCTGCCACAATGATTGCAAAGCCCTGCACTTGCTTGCTTATTGGTTATTCCACCAACAACCATATAATAATTCATCATAGCATGTGGAAGTACACCAAATGCCTTTTTATTGAATAGATACTTTTCATTATAAACATTGAAGCAATCTGGAATATTTACTCCTCTAGGACAAGGAAGACAATATCCACAGCCAGTGCAATTGATTTTCATCATTGAATTGAAAATACCTTGTGCCTTATCCAATACCTCAATCTCAGCATCAGATAACGAATCAATTTCAACCCTTTCTGCAATGGCCATATTCTCTTTCATCTGATCAAGAG
Coding sequences within it:
- the surE gene encoding 5'/3'-nucleotidase SurE, producing MKNILISNDDGVLGPGILANKQALEGFANVTVVAPQENNSAVGRKVNIMKHMYLKEYELADDSMAYGLSGTPADSVNVGINYVCDEKPDLVVTGINPGINISRFQITTSGTVCAALEAVGLGVPAIACSLFLDDDCFKQDEEGNWYVDTDYSFAQEILAKLVKKVLDEGLPEGVDLFNLNIPSKPLSDKIKITTLADRMLHFNILERVDEDGNDTVMNVPQLIEEYEEGTDGYCLLVERRPSLTPLSVNFGGKITGLEDWEF